One window from the genome of Falco biarmicus isolate bFalBia1 unplaced genomic scaffold, bFalBia1.pri scaffold_429, whole genome shotgun sequence encodes:
- the LOC130143545 gene encoding vigilin-like has product MSSVALLTQESFAEHRSGLTQQQVKVTALNSEEDKDPPTYEEAFPALPEKAPCLEAAREPAGPWSKIRPIKASVITQVFHVPLEERKYKGMNQFGEGEQAKICLDIMRKTGAHLELSLAKDQGLSIVVSGKAEAVTKARKQIVARLQTRASATVAIPKEHHRFVIGKKGERLQDLKLKTATKMQIPRPDDPSNQIKISGTKEGIEKARHEILLISAEQDKRAVERLDVEKVYHPFIAGPYNKLVRELMQDTGTRINIPPPSVNKTEIVFTGEKEQLAQAVARVKKIYEEKKKKTTTIAVEVKKSQHKYVIGPKGNSLQEILEKTGVSVEIPPTDSSSETLILRGEPEKLGQALTEVYAKANSFTVSSVSAPSWLHRFIIGKKGQNLAKITQQMPKVHIKFTGGEDNITLEGPTEDVHVAQEQIEAMVKELVSWSY; this is encoded by the exons ATGAGCTCGGTGGCACTTTTGACCCAGGAGAGCTTTGCCGAACACCGCAGTGGCTTGACGCAGCAGCAGGTGAAAG TAACAGCTTTAAACTCTGAAGAAGACAAGGATCCTCCCACCTACGAGGAAGCCTTCCCTGCGCTCCCTGAGAAAGCACCATGTTTGGAAGCTGCCCGGGAACCTGCTGGGCCCTGGAGCAAAATCCGGCCAATAAAGGCTTCTGTCATCACTCAG GTGTTCCATGTGccactggaggagaggaaataCAAGGGCATGAATCAGTTTGGAGAAGGCGAGCAGGCCAAGATCTGCCTTGACATCATGCGGAAGACGGGAGCTCACCTGGAGCTGTCTCTCGCAAAGGACCAGGGCCTTTCGATCGTGGTCTCTGGCAAGGCGGAAGCAGTCACGAAGGCTCGGAAGCAGATTGTCGCTCGACTGCAGACTCGG GCTTCAGCGACAGTTGCCATCCCCAAGGAGCACCACCGTTTTGTCATTGGAAAGAAGGGTGAGAGGCTGCAGGACCTGAAGCTCAAAACTGCAACCAAAATGCAGATCCCCCGCCCAGATGACCCCAGCAACCAGATCAAGATCAGCGGCACTAAAGAAGGGATTGAGAAGGCCCGGCACGAGATCCTGCTTATCTCCGCTGAGCAG GATAAGCGTGCCGTGGAGCGGCTGGACGTGGAGAAAGTGTACCACCCTTTCATTGCTGGCCCTTACAACAAGCTGGTGAGGGAGCTCATGCAGGACACAGGGACGCGCATCAACATTCCTCCACCCAGTGTCAACAAGACCGAGATAGTCTTCACCGGAGAAAAGGAGCAACTAGCCCAGGCTGTGGCTCGCGTTAAGAAGATCTATGAGGAGAAG aaaaagaagactaCTACTATTGCAGTGGAGGTGAAGAAGTCCCAGCACAAGTATGTCATCGGCCCCAAGGGGAATTCCCTGCAGGAGATCTTGGAGAAGACTGGAGTCTCTGTCGAGATCCCACCCACTGACAGTAGCTCGGAGACGCTGATACTGCGAGGCGAGCCTGAGAAACTTGGGCAAGCATTGACTGAAGTCTATGCAAAG gccaacagttttaccgtctcctcggtctctgccccctcttggcttcatcgtttcattattggaaagaaaggacagaacctggccaaaataactcagcagatgccaaag gttcacatcaaattcactggaggagaggataacatcactttggaaggacctacagaagatgtgcatgtggctcaggaacagattgaagccatggTCAAGGagctggtgagctggagttactag